The genomic stretch ATTGCACTCATCCCTAAATTGAAAAAATGGGATAAAAGCAAAATAGATAAACGAGTTGATGAAATGCTGAACCTTGTTGGACTTGAGCCGTCAGTCTTTCGGTCACGCTATCCACTTGAGTTAAGTGGGGGTCAGCAGCAGCGGGTCGGTGTCATTCGTGCCCTTGCAGCAGAACCTCCCATCATTTTAATGGATGAGCCTTTCAGTGCACTCGATCCAATTAGTCGTGAACAGCTTCAAGATGAGCTTGTGAAATTACAAAAAGAAATCCAAAAAACGATTGTTTTTGTCACCCATGACATGGATGAAGCGATGAAGATTGCCGATCGGATTGCGATCATGAAAGACGGTGAAATTCTTCAACTCGATACACCTGATCGTTTGTTACGTCATCCAAAGAATGAGTTTGTTCGCAATTTTATAGGGGATGAACGGATGGCTAAAGGACAAGCTCCTACTGCAGTTGATTTAATGATTCAAAAAGTAGCGACTGTGAAAGAGAGCAGAGGTCTAGCTGAAGCTTTTCGGTTAATGAAATCAGAGCGTGTGGATAGCCTCGTCGTCACTGGCCCTGAGCAGGAATATAAAGGTGTCGTGACTCTTGATCAAGTTCAAAAGCATTATGAAAGTGATACAAAACGAATTGTAGATGTCATTGAAATCATTGAGCCAATTCAGAGAAACACGCTTTATCCTGAAATCGCAAAACGCTTTGCTGAAAAGCAGCCAATCAGTATCCCCGTAGTAGAAGGTGAAAAGCTGACGGGATTAGTTACGAGAAGTAGCATGATGCGCGGACTAGCTGGTCTTGAGCAACTCGGTTATAAGGAGGAGGAACCTCTGAATGAATGAGGAAAACTTTTTTACTTTATTTATAGAAACGATGCAAAATCGTTGGGATGATATTTTTGTTGCGCTTCAGGAGCACCTTTTCCTATCATTTATATCGATTGTCATTGCCATCTTAATCTCAGTTCCACTTGGGATTTTTATTTCCAGACGCAAGAAATTGGCTGAGCCGTTTATTGCCGTAGCTGCTATTTTTCAAACGGTTCCGAGTCTTGCATTGTTTGGTTTTCTTATTCCGTTTCTTGGAATCGGAAATATTACTGCCATCATCGCATTAACGGTGTATGCACTTCTTCCGATTTTAAGGAATACATACACGGGCATCACATCCGTGGACCAATCTTCCATTGAAGCTGGTAGAGGGATGGGGATGACAAGTATGCAGATTTTAATGAAGATTGAAGTACCTCTTTCTCTTCCTGTCATTATGGCTGGCGTTCGTACGGCTACCGTATTGACAATCGGAGTAGCAACTCTAGCGACGTTTGTTGGTGCAGGAGGATTAGGTGATATTATTTATCGAGGACTAACGTCTAATAAAGATGAGCTTGTGCTAGCTGGTGCACTACCGGCAACCATTCTTGCTCTTGGTTTTGACCTAATTCTAAAGTTATTAGAAAACGCGGCAACTCCTAAAGGAGTTAAAGCAAAAAAATAAAGGGAGAGATTTGATTGAAGAGATTGACCGTGCTTTTACTGAGTGTATTGATGGTTCTTGCTGCATGTGGGGGAGACAGTGGAAGTGAAGAAAGTGATCCAATCGTTATTTCCGGTAAGCCGTGGACAGAGCAATACATTTTACCGCATCTTCTTGCAGAGTACATAAAGGCGAATAGTGACTATGAAGTAGAAGTTGATGCAGGTGTTGGAGAAGTGAATATTCTTCAACAGGCGCTAGTTGATGGTGACATTGATATGTATGTTGAATATACGGGTACTGGTCTTGAAGCGGTATTAAAAGAAAGTGCTGAATCGGATGAATCGGCTGATGAAATTTTTGAACGAGTGAAAAAAGGCTATAAAGATGAATATAACCTTGTTTGGCTTGAACCTTTAGGTTTTGAAAATGGATACACGCTTGCGATGACCCAAAAAACAAATAAAGAGGTGAATGCAGAAACATTTTCAGACATCATCCCAGCGTCAAATGATTTGGTATTTGGTGGACCACACACATTCTATGAAAGAGAAGATGGTTACGATGCACTCGTAGAAGCTTATGGGTTTACTTACAAGGATGAAGTGAGTCTAGATCCAAACATCATGTATGATGCTTTAAATGAAGGTGAAGTTGACGTTATTCCTGCCTTTACCACTGATGGTCGAATTGCTCGTTTTGATCTTGCTACAACAGAAGACGATAAGCAATTCTTCCCACCATATTATGCTGCACCAATTGTTCGCCAGGAAGTTCTTGATTCCCATCCAGACCTTGAGAAGGTTGTGAATGAATTTGCTGGAAGTATTTCAGAAGAAGAAATGTCTGAGATGAATGCAAAAGTTGATATGGATGGAGAAGAACCTGAAGATGTAGCTGTTGAATTCTTGAAAGACAAGGGATTGATCGAATAATAAAAAGCGAGATGAGGAATTCCTCATCTCGCTTTTTCATTGATGTTATTCAGCTGCTTTTAAATCTTCAATCGAATCAGCTTCAACATAAGAAGGAACAACAAGTCCTGTTTTCGCACCTTTAAGGTTTGGTCCAAGACGGTCCATGTTGTCACCATATTCATCTAGTAAATCAGCATGAGTGATTGGTAGCCATCCAGCAACCATAGCATCAGCATCACCTTCAGAAACAGCGATGAACATAGAAGCAGCATCAAGCTGAGTTAACTCTACTTTATAACCCATACTTTCAAGTACTTTCGCAACGACGTTTGTACTTGCGATTTCAGAATCCCATGCAACATAAGCAAGTGAGATTTCTTCGCCGTCTACTTCATCGGCTCCGTTTGTCCATTCTTCAACCATATCTGTATGTTCGTTTACCCAGTTTTGTGCGGCTTCTTCAGGCTTAGCACCTTCTTGAATTTCAACCATTACAGAACTCATATCTTCTGGAGTCCAGTTGAACTGGTCAAGAATTGTATGTGCAGAAGGTTGGTCTTCTTTTAATCCTTTACGTGCAAATGTTTCGATGTTTTCTTCTTCACCATAAAGTCCATTTGGATCTTCAAGGTATTTAAGATCATATTTCGCGAACATCCAGTGTGGCGTCCAACCAGTTACGATAATTGGCTCTTCGTCTTCAATGGCTTTCCCAAGTTCTGCGGCCATCGCTGCAGAAGAAGACTCGATTAATTCCCAACCTTTCAAGCTATCGTACTCTTCAAGTGCAGAAGTAGTAGCTTTCATAATTCCAGCACCAGGTTCAATTCCGACAATTTCATAGTCTACTTCTTCGCCAACGTTAGCTCCACCTTCGCTAGAGCCTTCACTACTATCTCCGCCATTGTTTCCGCCGCAAGCAGCAAGAATCAATGTAAGTGACAAAAATAATGCTAATCCTGTTAAACCTTTTTTAAAGTTAAACATGTAATTCCCCCTTAGTTTTTTGTTTTACCTATATTTTGAGAAATCCGGTCGAGCATAATCGCTAGAATAACGATTGCGAGACCAGCTTCAAAACCAATACCAACTTTAATTTGTGTAACAGCGCGATAAACATCTGCCCCAAGGCCAGGTGCACCTACTAGAGATGCAATAACAACCATTGAAAGGGAAAGCATAATGCTCTGGTTAATTCCCGCCATAATCGTAGGTGTTGCAAGCGGTAGCTGTACTTTAATTAATTTCTGTTTCGTAGTAGAACCAAATGCATTTGACGCTTCAATTAAGTCTTCAGGTACTTGACGAATCCCAAGATTTGTTAAGCGAATCGTTGGTGGCATCGCAAAAATAACAGAAGCGATGATACCTGGTACCATTCCAATTCCAAAGAACAAAATGGCAGGAATGAGATAAACGAATGCAGGCATTGTCTGCATAAAATCAAGAACAGGTGTAATAATGCCTCTTACTCGGTCACTTTGTGATGCCCATATTCCAAGTGGAACACCAAGAATGATGGATATAATAACCGAAGTTAACACGAGAGCAAGTGTCTCAATTGTTGGGTCCCAATAACCTAAATTATCGATTAGTAGTAGACCAAATAACGTAAAGATGGCAACTGGCCATCGACTTGACCACCAGGCCAGGATCGTAAAGATAGCAATTAGCACAAGCGCTGGCGGGAAGCCTAGAATTGAAACAATTCCTTCAACAAACCAATCGATACCAGATGTAATGCCATCAAAAACAGGTTCAAGATTATCAGTAAGCATATCAACAAAGCTGTCTACCCAATCAGCTAATGGAATCTTAGGAAATAGTTGCATTTAGCTCACCTCTCCTTTCGCTGATTCTGTCTCATTGCCGGCTAGCGCTCCGATAACAGCACCTCGTACAATGATGCCTTTAAACTTATCATTTTCATCAATGACTGGAAGTGGGAGAGACGAGCTTGCCATTTTCACAAACATGTCGGTTAATAATGTATCAGGTGCGACAGTTGGAAGGTCTGTAATGAGAATATCAGCAATTTCTTTCTTTGCTTCTATGGCTTTTGCAGCATCATCCGCCGTAATTGCACCAATTAATTTTTGCTTTTTATCCACGATATATAAGCTAGAAAGTTTTTGTTCTCGCATAAGTTGAAGCGCTACACGTGGGCCTCGATCAGCTCTTAGTGTTTCAGCTCGCTTCATGACGTGAGAAGCTGTTAATACTTTGGAAAGGTCAACGTCTTCCACAAATCGCTCAACGTAGTCATTAGCAGGATTCGTCATAATTTCTTCTGGTGTTCCAATTTGAACAATGGAACCGTCTTTCATTAATGCGATCCGATCACCGATACGAAGTGCTTCATCAAGGTCATGTGTAATAAACACAATTGTTTTCTCCATAGACTCTTGAAGTTCAAGAAGTTCATCTTGCATGTCTTTCCGAATAAGTGGATCAAGTGCACTAAAAGCTTCATCCATTAAAAGAACATCAGGATCATTTGCAAGAGCACGGGCAAGACCAACACGCTGCTGCATACCTCCGCTTAGTTCCGAAGGATAACTTTTTTCATATCCTTTTAATCCAACAAGTTCGAGTGATTCCTGCGCTTTTCCAGACCGTTTCTCTTTACTAATGTTCTGTACCTCTAGTCCGTACTCTGTATTTTCGAGTACTGTCTTATGAGGAAATAGCGCGAACCGCTGGAATACCATACTAAGCTTCTTGCGCCTAACGTCTCGAAGTTGTTCAGGTTTCATCCTGACGATATCTTCATCATCAATGAGAACCTGACCTGAAGTAGGTTCAATTAATCGATTGAGAAGCCGAACAAGTGTAGATTTACCACTACCTGATAGCCCCATGATGACAAAGATTTCACCGGGATATACGTCGAAACTTGCGCGGTTAACACCAACCGTATTTCCGGTCTCTTTTAAAATATCACTTTTTGATTTGCCCTGATCTAAAAGCTTTGTAGCCTGTTTGGGCGATTTGCCAAATATTTTGGTTACATCTTTTACTGTAATTTTGGCTTTCTCCATAGTTTCACCTCTGCCTTTATTTCAAATAGTACGCGGATAAAATTACAAAAATAACTGAAATATGTCTAAATTTACGATAATCAGTCATTTACTAGTCTTTTTTTACCGACCTATTAAGTATAGGGTTTAGGTCCTTCATACTACAAATGGCGTGAGAGCTCAAAATCAGGTAATTCAGTACATACAGAAAAAACTGTACAAACTAAACGGGCAAATCCTTAAGTATCGTCTAAGATGCTAGTATATGCTACAAGGTTTGCTAGTAAACTTTACATTTCATGGGGTTAACACTAAACTATGAAATGACAAACGATTGGAAAAGTAGGTGCATAGTTTGCAAGATAAACGAGTAGAGAATGCAAGAGAACGAGTGATTGAATCAATCTCTAAAAACATGGATATTTATAGCGTAACTCCTTCTGTGGGGCGCTTATATGGCGCGATGTTTTTCGAAAAAGAGCCGATGACGCTTGATGAAATGAAGGATAAGCTTCAAATGAGTAAGACAAGTATGTCGACCGGAGTAAGGACATTAATCGACTTAAATATGGTGGATAAGGTGTGGAGAAAGGGGGAGCGTAAAGATCTTTACGAAGTGAAGTCAGATTGGTATCAAACCTTTACGGATTTCTTTTGTATCCATTGGCGAAAAGGAATTGAAATGAATCGGGATGCTTGCAAAGAATCGATTAGTGAGCTAATGGAAGTGTTAGATGAGGATATTTCGAAAGAAGAAAAAATGATGGCTGAAGCCGATTTAGATAAAATGTCTTACGCTCTTGGATATTATGAATGGTTGAATAAGGTAGTAGATTTATTTGAATCGCGGAGAATATTTGACGTAATTGATAAGGAAGAAGAACTGAAGTGAATGTAAGCGTAGTCTTTGAACGTATTTATTACTAGTAAAGACATGATATGGACGATGTTTCTTTTCTTATCACCCAAACAAAAACGTGCAGGAATTTCCTGCACGTTTTTGTTATAGGATTTTACTTAAGAAAGCCTGAGTTCGCTCATTTTGAGGATTTGAGAACAATTCGTTAGGGACGTTCTCTTCTACGATATAGCCGCCATCCATAAAAATAACGCGGTCGCCTACTTCACGTGCAAAACCCATTTCATGAGTAACTACAACCATCGTCATGCCTTCTTTAGCAAGATCTTTCATAACTTCTAACACTTCGCCGATCATTTCAGGGTCCAGTGCGGAAGTTGGTTCATCAAAAAGCATAACGCTAGGTTCCATTGCAAGAGCTCTAGCAATTGCGACACGCTGCTTTTGACCCCCTGAAAGTTCGCCTGGGTAATTATTGGCCTTATCTCCAAGCCCAACTTTAGCAAGAAGTTCCTTTGCTTTCTTTGCTGAGTTTTGTTTGTTTTCCCCTTTTACTTTAATGGGGGCAAGGGTTACATTCTCAAGAACTGTTTTATGTGGAAAGAGGTTAAAATGTTGAAAAACCATTCCGACGTCCTGACGAACCTTATTGATATTCGTTTTTGGATCCGCAATATTATGACCATTAACGATGACGCTACCGCCCGTTATTTCCTCTAATTTATTTAAACAGCGAAGAAAGGTGCTTTTGCCTGAACCAGAAGGACCGACTACGCAAACAACCTCTTTTTCTTTTACATCTGTATTAATATTCTTTAATACTTCTAACTCTCCGAACGATTTCTTAAGATCTTTCACCTGGATGATGCTCATTGTTGCAACTGTCTCCTCTCATTCTACTTTCTCCCTTCATGTAGAAGAAGCTTTCGATAGAAACCATTATATCAATCCTTTGCTTAATTAGAAAATAACTAACCTTCAAGTAAAGAGAAAGCGTTTTATTTCTAGCAGTTGTACTATGGCTTACATTCTTCTATAATACTTAGTGAAAACGTTTGCGCAAAAGTTTGACTGTATGAAGGAGGAGACAGGTATGGCAAAACAGTGGTGGAAAGAAAGCGTGGTTTATCAAATTTATCCTAGAAGTTTTAATGACAGCAACGGGGATGGAATTGGTGATATTAAAGGGATCACTGAAAAACTTGATTACTTGAAGGAGTTAGGCATTGATGTAGTGTGGTTATCACCGGTTTACAAGTCACCGAATGATGACAATGGCTATGATATTAGTGACTATCGGAAGATCATGGATGAATTCGGAACAATGGAAGACTGGGAAGAAATGTTAGCAGGGATGCATCAGCGAGGAATCCGTCTCGTGATGGACCTAGTTGTTAACCATTCCTCTGATGAACATGCATGGTTTACAGAAGCGAGAAAATCTAAAGACAATCCATATCGCGATTACTATATATGGCGAGAAGGAAAAGAAGGTCAGCCACCAAATAACTGGGGATCTTTTTTTGGGGGATCTGCTTGGGAATATGATGAAGAGAGTGAAGAATACTTTCTACATCTCTTTTCAAAAAAGCAACCTGACCTCAATTGGGAAAACGAAAAGCTAAGAGAAGAAGTGTATGATCTGATGAAATTCTGGCTCGATAAAGGGGCCGATGGATTCAGGATGGATGTGATTAATCTAATTTCCAAAACGCCTGGTTTTCCAGATGCCGAAGTAACGTCAGATTCTGCATATCAGTGGGGTGGAGACTATTTCGTAAATGGGCCTAAGTTCATGGATTATATGAACGAAATGAATGAAAAAGTATTATCAAAATATGATGCAATGACGGTTGGCGAGATGCCGATGGCTACGCCTGAAGATGGGAAACGGTACACGAATGAAGAAAGTGGTATAGTGAATATGCTATTTCAGTTTGAACATATGGATGTAACGAGCGGGCCAGGCGGTAAATGGGATCAGCAGCCCTGGAAACTAACAGATTTAAAGCATATTATTTCAAAATGGCAAACTGAGCTTCACGGAACAGGGTGGAATAGTTTGTACATGGAAAACCACGACCAGCCTCGTTCCGTTTCTGTGTTTGGCGATGATCAACAATATCGTGTAGAGTCAGCTAAAATGCTTGCAGCATGGCTTCATTTTCTGCAGGGAACACCCTATATTTATCAAGGACAAGAATTAGGAATGACAAATGTGTACTTTGATTCAATTGAAGACTATGAAGATATCGAGACGCTTAATATGTATCAGGAAGAGGTTGGTGAAAGAGGCGCTAAACCTGAAGATGTACTTAAAGCCATTCACAAAAAAGGCAGAGATAATGCGAGAACGCCTATGCAGTGGAATGATCAGCAAAATGCTGGATTTACATCGGGTATACCCTGGTTAAAAGTAAATGACAATTATCCTGAGGTTAATGCGCAAAAAGCATTAAGTGATGAAAATTCGATTTTTTACTTTTATAAGAATTTAATTCGTCTGCGTAAAGAGCTACCAGTGATGATTCATGGAGATTATCAACTCCTTTTAGAAGAAAACGAGAACTTATATGTTTATACTCGAAGTTTTGATGGCACAACATTACTTGTTGCTGCTAATTTCTCAAAGGAAACGTGCGAGTTAAAGCTTCCAGAAATCTTAAACGGCGGGAAGTTACTCGTTCATAATTATTCCGATGTCGCGAACCAGTTGCACAATGAGTCAAGCATGCGCCCTTACGAAGTAAAAGTGTATATGTTATAAGCTAAAGCGCGGGCACAGCCTGCGTTTTCTTTCATTTAAATTTTGTTTTATCTTTTTTAAAAGGATTGAATTCTTTCTTTCGAGGGAAGATAATTTTGAGAAAAAGAAATTACTCGAAAAATGGTCGGTTTCCTTTTTCTTTTCGTTTCACTCATGTATAATAGCAGATGTACATTTGTTCATTAGGTATTTTACTAAATTTCAATATAAAAAAGGAGTGTATACATATGACAACGACTCAAATGGATTCACTTGCTGTAAATACGATTCGTACGTTAGCAATCGATGCAGTTGAAAAAGCAAACTCAGGTCACCCAGGCATGCCGATGGGAGCTGCACCTATGGCCTACACGCTATGGAGTCAGTTCATGAATCACAATCCATCTAACCCGGATTGGTTTAACCGCGACCGTTTTGTTCTTTCAGCAGGTCACGGTTCAGCACTATTATATAGCATGCTTCACTTGTTTGGATATGACGTAACAATGGAAGATTTAAAATCATTCCGCCAGTGGGGAAGCAATACTCCAGGACACCCAGAATTCGGTGAGACACCCGGAGTAGACGCAACAACTGGACCGCTTGGCCAGGGACTTGCGATGGCAACTGGTATGGCTATGGCTGAACGTCATTTAGCAGCAACGTATAACCGAGATAACTTTAACGTCATTGATCACTATACGTACAGCATTTGCGGAGATGGCGACTTAATGGAAGGCGTATCTTCAGAATCTGCTTCTCTAGCTGCACATTTGAAGCTTGGTCGTCTTATTGTGATGTATGATTCAAACGACATCTCTCTTGATGGTGATCTTGATCAGTCCTTCTCAGAAAACGTTCAACAACGTTATGAAGCATACGGCTGGCAAGTGATTCGCGTTGAAGATGGAAATGACATGAATGCAATTGCGGACGCTCTTAAACAAGCGAAAAGCAATACAGAGCAACCGACACTAATTGAAGTGAAAACAACAATTGGGTATGGTTCGCCTAACAAAGGTGGCAAAAATACTTCACATGGTGCTCCGCTTGGTAAAGATGAAATTCAGCTAGTGAAAGAAAACTATCAGTGGACTTTCGAAGAAGATTTCTATATTCCTGAAGAAGTGAAAGGCCAATTTGCAGATGTTAAAGAAGCTGGAAGCAAAAAAGAGCAGGAATGGAATGAACTTTTCAATAAATACGAAGCACAATATCCAGAGCTTGCAAAGCAATTATCAGCAGCTCTAAATAACGAACTTCCTGAAGGATGGGATAGCGAAGTTCCTACTTATGAAAGAGGAACAAGTACAGCATCTCGTGCTGCATCTGGAGAAGTTCTTAATGCACTTGCTAAAAATAACCCGCAAATCTTTGGTGGATCAGCGGACCTTGCGTCTTCTAACAAAACAATGTTAAAAGATGAGCAGGACTTCTCACCAGCAGATTATAGCGGCCGTAATATTTGGTTCGGCGTACGTGAATTTGGAATGGCTGCAGCAATGAACGGAATTGCCCTTCATAAAGGTCTTCGTATCTTTGGAGCAACGTTCTTCGTATTCTCTGACTACCTTCGTCCTGCACTTCGTCTATCGGCATTGATGGGTGTACCTGTAACATACGTATTCACTCATGATAGCGTAGCAGTAGGAGAAGATGGTCCGACTCATGAACCTGTTGAGCAACTCGCCTCACTTCGTGCGATGCCAGGTCTTTCAGTTATCCGACCAGCGGATGGAAATGAAACTGCTGCAGCATGGAAGTTGTCTGTTGAAGCAACAGATCACCCAACAGCTCTAGTGCTTTCTCGTCAGAACCTTCCAGTAGTGACAGATTCGCATGAACAAGCTTACGAAGGCGTTAAACGCGGTGCGTATGTAGTGGCTGGTGGCGAGAATGCGGAAGCTATTCTTCTTGCGTCTGGATCTGAAGTTGGTTTAGCAGTAGAAGCGCAAGAACTTCTTTCGAAAGAAGGCATTTCAACTTCTGTTGTCAGCATGCCAAGCTGGGATCGATTTGAAAAACAATCAGCTGATTATAAGCAAAGCGTTTTACCAGATAACGTAACGGCTCGTCTTGGTATTGAAATGGGCGTATCATTTGGCTGGGATAAGTATGTTGGCCAAAAAGGTGATATTCTTGCGATTGACCGCTTTGGAGCATCTGCGCCTGGCGACACTGTTATTAAGGAATTTGGCTTTACTGCAGAAAATGTTGTCAATAAAGTTAAAGCAATGCTCTCCAAATAAGATAATCGTATCTTAAGATGATGAGCGGAAGGCTTTCAGAAGGCGAAAATGGTCTTTCTGGAAGCCTTTTTCTTAACTAAAGACCATTAAATATTTGAATACACGGGTGTTGCTATGGATAAAGATAAACTAACAAAGGTGGTCGAAGCCGCCCGCTTATACTATCAATTGGACTATAGTCAACAGGAGATCGCAAAAAAATTAGCGGTTTCAAGGCCGACGGTTTCGCGTTTATTAAAACAAGCGAAAGCAGAAGGCGTTGTTGAAATTAAAATTCATGATCCATCCCAAGATGTTCATATGCTTTCATCAGAACTTGCTGATTTGTTTGGACTATTAGAAACGAGAGTCGCTATTGTTCCTCAATTTGAGGATGATCTTGTCAAAAAACATATCGGTAAAATTGCAGCTGATTATTTAAATACAGCTATTCAAGACAATGATTTGATTGGTGTTTCATGGGGAACCACGCTAAATGAGATTGGTAAGAACCTTCGTCATAAGTTACTGAAAAATGTTTCGGTTGTTCAATTAAATGGTGGCATTAGTTATTCAGAAACCAATACCTATGCTTATGAAGTGATTCAAATGCTTGGCCGTGCATTTCATGCTACGAGCCATTTCTTGCCTGTTCCTGCCATTGTTGACCATCTTCTTGTAAAGCAAACGATGGAAGAAGATAGACACATTCGTCGTGTTCTTGACATGGGTCGGAATGCGAATATTGCCTTATTTAGTGTTGGAATTCCAACAAATGACTCGGTTATTGTACAGGCAGATTATGTATCAAAAGAAGAGCTTGAAGTGATTCATACGAGATCTGTTGGTGAAATTTGTTCGAGATTTTTTGACGAAAAAGGGAAGCTCATTCATAAGGAATTAAATGAACGCACAATTGGAATTGATCTACAAGAGCTTTCTACAAAAGAAAAGTCGATATTGGCGGCTGGTGGTCCTAAGAAAGTTGAAGCGATATATGGGGCGTTGGAAGGTGGATATGCCAATGTTCTTATAACGGATCACTATACGGCTCGGGCTTTATTAG from Bacillus sp. Cs-700 encodes the following:
- a CDS encoding ABC transporter ATP-binding protein, with product MITFEHVSKKFADGTEALKDINLHIEQGELLTLIGPSGCGKTTTMKMINRLIEPSGGQISIDGKRISDQDPVELRRSIGYVIQQIGLLPHMTIAENIALIPKLKKWDKSKIDKRVDEMLNLVGLEPSVFRSRYPLELSGGQQQRVGVIRALAAEPPIILMDEPFSALDPISREQLQDELVKLQKEIQKTIVFVTHDMDEAMKIADRIAIMKDGEILQLDTPDRLLRHPKNEFVRNFIGDERMAKGQAPTAVDLMIQKVATVKESRGLAEAFRLMKSERVDSLVVTGPEQEYKGVVTLDQVQKHYESDTKRIVDVIEIIEPIQRNTLYPEIAKRFAEKQPISIPVVEGEKLTGLVTRSSMMRGLAGLEQLGYKEEEPLNE
- a CDS encoding ABC transporter permease, which produces MNEENFFTLFIETMQNRWDDIFVALQEHLFLSFISIVIAILISVPLGIFISRRKKLAEPFIAVAAIFQTVPSLALFGFLIPFLGIGNITAIIALTVYALLPILRNTYTGITSVDQSSIEAGRGMGMTSMQILMKIEVPLSLPVIMAGVRTATVLTIGVATLATFVGAGGLGDIIYRGLTSNKDELVLAGALPATILALGFDLILKLLENAATPKGVKAKK
- a CDS encoding glycine betaine ABC transporter substrate-binding protein, with translation MKRLTVLLLSVLMVLAACGGDSGSEESDPIVISGKPWTEQYILPHLLAEYIKANSDYEVEVDAGVGEVNILQQALVDGDIDMYVEYTGTGLEAVLKESAESDESADEIFERVKKGYKDEYNLVWLEPLGFENGYTLAMTQKTNKEVNAETFSDIIPASNDLVFGGPHTFYEREDGYDALVEAYGFTYKDEVSLDPNIMYDALNEGEVDVIPAFTTDGRIARFDLATTEDDKQFFPPYYAAPIVRQEVLDSHPDLEKVVNEFAGSISEEEMSEMNAKVDMDGEEPEDVAVEFLKDKGLIE
- a CDS encoding glycine betaine ABC transporter substrate-binding protein, coding for MFNFKKGLTGLALFLSLTLILAACGGNNGGDSSEGSSEGGANVGEEVDYEIVGIEPGAGIMKATTSALEEYDSLKGWELIESSSAAMAAELGKAIEDEEPIIVTGWTPHWMFAKYDLKYLEDPNGLYGEEENIETFARKGLKEDQPSAHTILDQFNWTPEDMSSVMVEIQEGAKPEEAAQNWVNEHTDMVEEWTNGADEVDGEEISLAYVAWDSEIASTNVVAKVLESMGYKVELTQLDAASMFIAVSEGDADAMVAGWLPITHADLLDEYGDNMDRLGPNLKGAKTGLVVPSYVEADSIEDLKAAE
- the choW gene encoding choline ABC transporter permease subunit: MQLFPKIPLADWVDSFVDMLTDNLEPVFDGITSGIDWFVEGIVSILGFPPALVLIAIFTILAWWSSRWPVAIFTLFGLLLIDNLGYWDPTIETLALVLTSVIISIILGVPLGIWASQSDRVRGIITPVLDFMQTMPAFVYLIPAILFFGIGMVPGIIASVIFAMPPTIRLTNLGIRQVPEDLIEASNAFGSTTKQKLIKVQLPLATPTIMAGINQSIMLSLSMVVIASLVGAPGLGADVYRAVTQIKVGIGFEAGLAIVILAIMLDRISQNIGKTKN
- a CDS encoding glycine betaine/L-proline ABC transporter ATP-binding protein, with protein sequence MEKAKITVKDVTKIFGKSPKQATKLLDQGKSKSDILKETGNTVGVNRASFDVYPGEIFVIMGLSGSGKSTLVRLLNRLIEPTSGQVLIDDEDIVRMKPEQLRDVRRKKLSMVFQRFALFPHKTVLENTEYGLEVQNISKEKRSGKAQESLELVGLKGYEKSYPSELSGGMQQRVGLARALANDPDVLLMDEAFSALDPLIRKDMQDELLELQESMEKTIVFITHDLDEALRIGDRIALMKDGSIVQIGTPEEIMTNPANDYVERFVEDVDLSKVLTASHVMKRAETLRADRGPRVALQLMREQKLSSLYIVDKKQKLIGAITADDAAKAIEAKKEIADILITDLPTVAPDTLLTDMFVKMASSSLPLPVIDENDKFKGIIVRGAVIGALAGNETESAKGEVS
- a CDS encoding GbsR/MarR family transcriptional regulator, with protein sequence MHSLQDKRVENARERVIESISKNMDIYSVTPSVGRLYGAMFFEKEPMTLDEMKDKLQMSKTSMSTGVRTLIDLNMVDKVWRKGERKDLYEVKSDWYQTFTDFFCIHWRKGIEMNRDACKESISELMEVLDEDISKEEKMMAEADLDKMSYALGYYEWLNKVVDLFESRRIFDVIDKEEELK
- a CDS encoding amino acid ABC transporter ATP-binding protein; translated protein: MSIIQVKDLKKSFGELEVLKNINTDVKEKEVVCVVGPSGSGKSTFLRCLNKLEEITGGSVIVNGHNIADPKTNINKVRQDVGMVFQHFNLFPHKTVLENVTLAPIKVKGENKQNSAKKAKELLAKVGLGDKANNYPGELSGGQKQRVAIARALAMEPSVMLFDEPTSALDPEMIGEVLEVMKDLAKEGMTMVVVTHEMGFAREVGDRVIFMDGGYIVEENVPNELFSNPQNERTQAFLSKIL
- a CDS encoding alpha-glucosidase, whose amino-acid sequence is MAKQWWKESVVYQIYPRSFNDSNGDGIGDIKGITEKLDYLKELGIDVVWLSPVYKSPNDDNGYDISDYRKIMDEFGTMEDWEEMLAGMHQRGIRLVMDLVVNHSSDEHAWFTEARKSKDNPYRDYYIWREGKEGQPPNNWGSFFGGSAWEYDEESEEYFLHLFSKKQPDLNWENEKLREEVYDLMKFWLDKGADGFRMDVINLISKTPGFPDAEVTSDSAYQWGGDYFVNGPKFMDYMNEMNEKVLSKYDAMTVGEMPMATPEDGKRYTNEESGIVNMLFQFEHMDVTSGPGGKWDQQPWKLTDLKHIISKWQTELHGTGWNSLYMENHDQPRSVSVFGDDQQYRVESAKMLAAWLHFLQGTPYIYQGQELGMTNVYFDSIEDYEDIETLNMYQEEVGERGAKPEDVLKAIHKKGRDNARTPMQWNDQQNAGFTSGIPWLKVNDNYPEVNAQKALSDENSIFYFYKNLIRLRKELPVMIHGDYQLLLEENENLYVYTRSFDGTTLLVAANFSKETCELKLPEILNGGKLLVHNYSDVANQLHNESSMRPYEVKVYML